The proteins below come from a single Osmerus mordax isolate fOsmMor3 chromosome 3, fOsmMor3.pri, whole genome shotgun sequence genomic window:
- the LOC136941129 gene encoding galectin-2-like has translation MELELKNVELRAGDMLKVKGKILDMAERFQIDLGCDADHLALHFNPRFHDDTDGSVLVCNSKIAGCWGDEKRETHNPLQKGSTVKIVLKMAGDMFEVELPDGHEIQFPNHESLDICYVRIKGDFQLKSFKIC, from the exons ATG GAACTTGAGCTGAAGAATGTAGAGCTGAGAGCTGGGGACATGCTGAAGGTGAAAGGCAAGATTCTGGATATGGCTGAGAG ATTCCAGATTGACCTGGGCTGTGATGCTGATCACCTGGCTTTGCACTTTAACCCCCGTTTCCATGACGACACCGATGgctctgtgcttgtgtgcaaCTCGAAGATTGCAGGCTGCTGGGGAGACGAAAAGAGGGAGACCCACAACCCTTTGCAGAAGGGCTCTACTGTCAAG ATTGTTCTGAAGATGGCAGGAGACATGTTTGAGGTGGAACTTCCTGATGGACATGAGATTCAGTTCCCGAACCATGAGAGCCTGGATATCTGCTATGTTCGGATCAAAGGGGACTTTCAGCTCAAGTCCTTCAAGATCTGCTAG
- the plbd1a gene encoding phospholipase B-like 1, translating to MIFERRLCIFSLLGVAITFTSGSPNKMTAATVYWDATHKLVLLKEGVLEKEGGAYGYLNDSLSLTGWSVLELRAGYGETTESDEVTFFLAGFLEGFLTAPQMISHYANMYPQIIEDPKVLGPVKDFMNKQDAWTREQVKLNKGSDPLWRHTGFIVAQMDGLQAGVAHWAKKQGQKPLSLFAVQFLNAVGDLLDLIPALVPNTKPPLRDFQLPGMGHCSALIKMLPGFENLLFAHSSWYTYAATMRIYKHWDFRVSEPHTATGKLSFSSYPGFLVSLDDFYLLGNGLMMTQTTNNVFNSSLFSQITPHSLLAWQRVRLAHALANTGEQWAKTFASYNSGTYNNQYMVLDRSRVKLGHSLEDGALTVVEQIPGLVEYSDQTQALRRGYWPSYNIPFHSRIYALSGYGKMWDEYGDDFSYDLCPRAKIFRRDQAGVKDLDSLKYIMRYNDYKNDPYSKGDPCKSICCRNDLKQTHPSPGGCYDTKVTDYHMAEQFQAEAVNGPTTQHGLPPFSWDGFNSTAHQGLPLVYNFTFTDMQPLLFTP from the exons ATGATTTTTGAGAGGAGGCTATGTATATTTTCTTTGCTCGGTGTGGCTATAACCTTCACCAGCGGTAGCCCTAACA AGATGACAGCAGCCACAGTGTACTGGGACGCCACACACAAGTTAGTCCTGCTGAAGGAGGGGGtgctggagaaggagggtggTGCGTATGGATACCTCAacgacagcctctctctcacggGCTGGAGTGTGCTGGAGCTGCGGGCAGGGTATGGAGAGACCACCGAGTCTGACGAGGTCACCTTCTTCCTGGCAGGCTTCCTCGAAGGCTTCCTCACTGCCCC GCAAATGATTAGCCACTACGCCAACATGTATCCCCAGATCATCGAGGACCCCAAGGTCTTAGGACCAGTGAAGGATTTTATGAA taagcaGGATGCATGGACCAGAGAGCAGGTGAAGCTAAACAAGGGCAGCGACCCTCTGTGGAGACACACTGGCTTCATAGTGGCCCAGATGGATGGGCTCCAGGCAGGGGTGGCACACTGGGCCAAAAAACAAGGCCAGAAG CCTCTGTCGCTGTTTGCGGTCCAGTTCCTGAACGCTGTAGGCGACCTGCTGGACCTGATCCCTGCGCTGGTCCCCAACACCAAACCTCCTCTCCGTGATTTCCAACTGCCAGGGATGGGTCACTGCTCTGCCCTCATCAAG ATGCTGCCAGGTTTTGAGAACCTGCTATTTGCCCATTCCAGCTGGTACACCTACGCTGCCACCATGCGGATCTACAAACACTGGGACTTCCGTGTCAGTGAACCCCACACCGCCACTGGCAAACTATCCTTCAGCAGCTACCCTG GCTTCCTAGTGTCTCTGGATGACTTCTACCTGCTGGGCAACGGCCTCATGATGACCCAGACCACCAACAACGTCTTCaactcctcccttttctcccaGATCACCCCCCACAGCCTGCTGGCCTGGCAGAGGGTCCGGCTAGCACATGCCCTGGCAAACACCGGGGAGCAGTGGGCCAAGACCTTCGCCTCATACAActctg GTACCTATAACAACCAGTACATGGTGTTGGACAGGAGCAGAGTGAAGCTGGGCCACAGCTTGGAGGATGGAGCTCTGACTGTGGTGGAGCAGATCCCAGGCCTGGTGGAGTATTCAGACCAGACGCAGGCTCTGCGCAGGG gTTACTGGCCCTCCTACAACATCCCGTTCCACTCTAGGATCTACGCTCTGAGTGGCTACGGTAAGATGTGGGACGAGTATGGAGACGACTTCTCTTATGACCTCTGCCCACGGGCCAAGATCTTCAGACGAGACCAGGCTGGGGTGAAAGACCTGGACTCCCTCAAATACATCATGAGATACAACG ACTACAAAAATGACCCCTACTCCAAAGGAGACCCTTGCAAGTCCATCTGCTGTCGTAATGACCTGAAGCAGACACACCCAAGTCCAGGAGGGTGTTATGACACTAAG gtgacAGACTACCACATGGCCGAGCAGTTCCAGGCCGAGGCTGTGAACGGCCCCACCACCCAGCACGGCCTGCCCCCCTTCTCCTGGGACGGTTTCAACAGCACGGCTCACCAGGGCCTGCCCCTCGTCTACAACTTCACCTTCACAGACATGCAGCCCCTGCTCTTCACCCCCTGA
- the pick1 gene encoding PRKCA-binding protein — protein sequence MFTDMDYELEEDKLGIPTVPGTVTLKKDAQNLIGISIGGGAQYCPCLYIVQVFDNTPAALEGTLAAGDEITGVNGKPVKGKTKVEVAKMIQAVQGEATIHYNKLQADPKQGKSLDIVLKKVKHRLVENMSSGTADALGLSRAILCNDGLVKRLEELEKTAELYKGLMEHTKRLLRAFFELSQTHRAFGDVFSVIGVREPQAAASEAFVKFAEAHRNIEKYGIQLLKTIKPMLHDLNTYLHKAIPDTKLTIRKYLDVKFEYLSYCLKVKEMDDEEYSCIAIGEPMYRVSTGNYEYRLVLRCRQEARARFAKMRKDVLEKIELLDQKHVQDIVFQLQRFVSGMSHYYDECYAVLKEADVFPIEVDLSRTMINYGNQPHSYTEEEDEEEEEEEGGGGGEGDGGESGAGRQAENGAEKLVDDE from the exons ATGTTCACAGACATGGActatgagctggaggaggacaaaTT GGGGATCCCCACGGTGCCAGGGACGGTGACCCTAAAGAAAGACGCCCAGAACCTGATAGGGATCAGTATCGGGGGCGGGGCCCAGTACTGCCCCTGTCTCTACATTGTGCAG GTCTTTGACAACACCCCTGCTGCTCTGGAGGGCACTCTGGCAGCAGGCGATGAGATCACTGGGGTGAACGGCAAACCTGTGAAGGGCAAGACCAAGGTGGAGGTGGCCAAGATGATTCAAGCTGTCCAG GGAGAGGCCACAATCCACTACAACAAACTGCAGGCTGACCCCAAACAGGGGAAGTCACTTGACATAG TGCTGAAGAAGGTGAAGCATCGTCTGGTGGAGAACATGAGCTCCGGCACGGCCGATGCCCTGGGGCTCAGCAGAGCCATACTCTGCAACG ATGGCCTGGTGAAGAGgcttgaggagctggagaaaacGGCAGAGTTGTACAAAG GACTGATGGAGCACACTAAGAGACTGCTCCGAGCATTCTTTgaactctcacagacacacagag CGTTCGGGGATGTGTTCTCAGTGATCGGGGTACGGGAGCCTCAGGCTGCGGCTAGTGAGGCCTTTGTGAAGTTTGCTGAAGCCCATCGCAATATCGAGAAATACGGCATCCAGCTTCTAAAGACCATCAAGCCT ATGCTCCATGATCTGAACACCTACCTACACAAGGCCATACCAGACACTAAACTCACCATCCGCAAGTACCTGGACGTCAAGTTTGAGTACCTG TCTTACTGTCTGAAGGTGAAGGAGATGGATGACGAGGAGTACAGCTGCATT GCCATAGGAGAGCCCATGTACCGGGTCAGCACCGGTAACTACGAGTACCGGCTGGTGCTGCGGTGTCGCCAGGAGGCTCGTGCCCGCTTCGCTAAGATGAGGAAGGACGTGCTGGAGAAGATAGAGCTGCTGGACCAGAAACATG tccaaGACATCGTGTTCCAGCTGCAGCGCTTCGTGTCGGGCATGTCGCACTACTACGACGAGTGCTACGCCGTCCTGAAAGAGGCCGACGTCTTCCCCATCGAGGTGGACCTCTCCCGGACCATGATCAACTACGGCAACCAGCCGCACTCCTacacggaggaggaggatgaggaggaggaggaggaagagggaggaggaggaggggagggcgatggaggagagagcgggGCGGGCAGACAGGCTGAGAACGGTGCTGAGAAGCTGGTTGATGATGAATGA